A genomic stretch from Falco naumanni isolate bFalNau1 chromosome 6, bFalNau1.pat, whole genome shotgun sequence includes:
- the USP45 gene encoding ubiquitin carboxyl-terminal hydrolase 45 isoform X3, giving the protein MKKLEEESKISTVKEPFIDLSLPIIEERVAKPVPLGRAGKGKTVQEADLGQYNCSITTLNNQPKIVKKHALTKDKNQLNQERRLARKASSNEEERSPVIMQEKTKKLELEGSSGNLYSKDTTADSAVNGSQTDGSEKEASRSECSFDADSEASESESAPKQTAFSPSSNMSGLHVNHINVNMPHNKPSDSSEEMISTSISKLCFCDAINEDKKSSCGDPALGLSNNSMFSVDKCPLSQNPQNAFQTLSQSYITSSKECSVQSCLYQFTSVELLMGNNKLLCESCTERKQKYQKKTNSTEKKMEGVYTNARKQLLISSVPAILILHLKRFHQAGLSLRKVNRHVDFPLILDLAPFCAASCKNVTDGARVLYSLYGIVEHSGSMRGGHYAAYVKVRTPSKKLLEHISTTKNVLGLKEAMGASGGQWVYVSDAHVQMVPESRVLNAQAYLLFYERVLL; this is encoded by the exons aTTTCAACAGTAAAAGAACCTTTCATTGATCTTTCACTACCTATAATAGAGGAGAGG GTTGCAAAACCTGTGCCTTTGGGAAGAGCAGGTAAAGGTAAAACTGTACAAGAGGCAGATCTTGGTCAGTATAACTGTTCTATCACTACACTGAATAATCAACCCAAAATTGTCAAGAAACACGCTTTAACAAAAGATAAG AATCAATTGAATCAGGAGAGACGGCTTGCCAGAAAAGCTTCCTcgaatgaagaagaaagaagtccTGTTATCAtgcaggaaaaaaccaaaaagcttgAGCTGGAAGGTAGCTCTGGCAACCTGTACTCCAAAGACACAACTGCTGATTCTGCTGTAAATGGAAGTCAGACAGACGGCAGCGAGAAGGAAGCCAGCCGCTCTGAATGCAGCTTTGATGCAGACAGTGAAGCCTCAGAAAGTGAAAGTGCTCCTAAACAAACAGCTTTCAGCCCGTCCAGCAACATGTCTGGTTTGCATGTCAACCACATAAACGTTAACATGCCACACAACAAACCAAGTGACAGTAGTGAAGAGATGATTTCCACTTCCATATCCAAACTCTGCTTCTGTGATGCtataaatgaagataaaaaatCGAGCTGTGGAGATCCAGCATTAGGTTTATCAAATAACTCCATGTTCTCAGTAGACAAATGCCCACTATCCCAAAACCCTCAAAATGCTTTCCAGACGCTTTCCCAAAGCTACATAACCAGCTCCAAGGAATGTTCTGTTCAGTCCTGCCTTTACCAGTTCACCTCTGTAGAGCTCCTAATGGGGAACAACAAGCTTTTATGTGAGAGctgcacagaaaggaaacagaagtatCAGAAGAAAACCAACTCCACAG aaaagaagatgGAAGGTGTCTACACAAATGCTCGGAAACAGCTGCTGATTTCTTCGGTTCCTGCTATTCTTATTCTCCACCTGAAAAGATTCCACCAG gctGGTTTGAGTCTACGGAAAGTGAATAGGCATGTGGATTTCCCGCTGATACTAGACTTAGCACCATTTTGTGCTGCATCTTGCAAG AATGTTACGGATGGTGCAAGAGTGCTGTATAGTCTTTATGGAATAGTGGAGCACAGTGGGTCAATGAGAGGTGGTCATTATGCGGCGTATGTGAAAGTCAGGACACCCTCCAAGAAATTATTAGAGCATATTTCTACTACTAAAAATGTTCTGG gTTTAAAAGAAGCCATGGGAGCATCAGGAGGACAGTGGGTGTATGTTAGTGATGCTCATGTTCAGATGGTTCCAGAATCAAGAGTACTAAATGCACAAGCGTATCTACTTTTTTATGAAAGAGTATTACTATAA